One window of Nymphaea colorata isolate Beijing-Zhang1983 chromosome 11, ASM883128v2, whole genome shotgun sequence genomic DNA carries:
- the LOC116264684 gene encoding vascular-related unknown protein 4-like isoform X2, which produces MEEEEEEGKEDSTSSEGREGSQESGWTGYFEYFLKQGRGVEVTSSSVYEGQPLSTTVSDAASAAAQNLLCNVQVSAPSKACKRLEFKRRKAKYVLDEDIEDTASSPLSSPKVSGMNLDVGSCKKEENCAAAAENSSINRSPLQPEGRDQMLQIPAETEHTELKKRGLCLVPLSMLADYNG; this is translated from the exons atggaagaggaggaggaagagggaaaagaagacTCCACTTCCTCTGAGGGAAGGGAAGGGTCTCAAGAATCTGGATGGACCGGCTATTTTGAGTATTTCTTAAAGCAAGGGAGAGGGGTAGAGGTCACCTCTTCCTCTGTTTATGAAGGCCAGCCGCTTTCGACTACCGTGTCGGATGCTGCATCTGCTGCAGCACAGAATCTGCTGTGCAATGTTCAGGTATCAGCACCATCGAAGGCATGCAAGAGGCTGGAATTCAAGAGGAGGAAGGCAAAGTATGTGTTGGATGAAGACATAGAGGACACTGCTAGTTCTCCCTTGAGCAGCCCAAAA GTTAGTGGGATGAACTTGGATGTTGGTTCCTGCAAGAAAGAAGAGAACTGTGCCGCTGCT GCAGAGAATTCTTCAATCAACCGTTCCCCATTGCAACCAGAGGGCAGAGACCAGATGTTGCAGATTCCTGCAGAAACTGAACATACAGAATTGAAGAAGAGAGGCCTGTGCCTTGTACCACTATCAATGCTAGCTGACTACAATGGCTAA
- the LOC116264684 gene encoding vascular-related unknown protein 4-like isoform X1 translates to MEEEEEEGKEDSTSSEGREGSQESGWTGYFEYFLKQGRGVEVTSSSVYEGQPLSTTVSDAASAAAQNLLCNVQVSAPSKACKRLEFKRRKAKYVLDEDIEDTASSPLSSPKVSGMNLDVGSCKKEENCAAAVAENSSINRSPLQPEGRDQMLQIPAETEHTELKKRGLCLVPLSMLADYNG, encoded by the exons atggaagaggaggaggaagagggaaaagaagacTCCACTTCCTCTGAGGGAAGGGAAGGGTCTCAAGAATCTGGATGGACCGGCTATTTTGAGTATTTCTTAAAGCAAGGGAGAGGGGTAGAGGTCACCTCTTCCTCTGTTTATGAAGGCCAGCCGCTTTCGACTACCGTGTCGGATGCTGCATCTGCTGCAGCACAGAATCTGCTGTGCAATGTTCAGGTATCAGCACCATCGAAGGCATGCAAGAGGCTGGAATTCAAGAGGAGGAAGGCAAAGTATGTGTTGGATGAAGACATAGAGGACACTGCTAGTTCTCCCTTGAGCAGCCCAAAA GTTAGTGGGATGAACTTGGATGTTGGTTCCTGCAAGAAAGAAGAGAACTGTGCCGCTGCTGTG GCAGAGAATTCTTCAATCAACCGTTCCCCATTGCAACCAGAGGGCAGAGACCAGATGTTGCAGATTCCTGCAGAAACTGAACATACAGAATTGAAGAAGAGAGGCCTGTGCCTTGTACCACTATCAATGCTAGCTGACTACAATGGCTAA